A genomic segment from Lutzomyia longipalpis isolate SR_M1_2022 chromosome 3, ASM2433408v1 encodes:
- the LOC129792488 gene encoding muskelin translates to MSEQLSYEIHKYSSYSTSYLPENIREDCPSNQTSRWSSNTNSPPQFLTLKLQRPAIVKTIKFGKYEKTHVCNLRKFKIFGGLEEEHMVLLFEGGLKNDSVPETFTLRHTTDSGELLPVLFIQIMPLLSWGPSFNFSIWYVELQGQDDPIFVRTSLQNYNTLREVEIVRLCLKHFRQQGYESAFRCLQDQTNVLLEHPMMSNLHDALVIRGDFQETEGFMEQCVEDGLLDGYLARQDYKASWELQDVTETENRPGMRGGHQLVIDNQNGLIYLYGGWDGFEDLSDLWCYSIKSNVWRLIHANSEKFDGPTPRSCHKMVFDPRSGQIFILGRYLDSSSRTKEHIKSEFYLYDTTHQSWLQICDDTSQVCGPQLIFDHQMCIDVDKQTIYVFGGRILTPRNIDDMSNDPQYSGLFSYHIGTNTWTQLLVDCGHPTAAHFDVPSIKSRVTHSMVFHHRHRKLYIFGGQRNKEYTTDFVAYDVDTGELSVVNVDSTAGEKNVPQSGFTQRATIDCDRDEIYVLSSLSKEKERRDLNVNSLWLYSLKTNEWTCIYKCDHSTENCCSNKNQVMCSEPCPRYAHQLVYDATNRIHYLFGGNPGRNTLPQLRLDDFWVLRLDKPSRQQILRHCKYLIRRLEYEEITKSDPLKAVNYLQTRLHDIIDHKDPEELKEFHKLASLLFKCDDFQTENNSPLMTVPLGTTSAFLQDKTASSPGASTTTTPSPSSSSSSTKMDLSFNVKNQRYLLFNKLVKLLPENMVQPKGNLSDFVLI, encoded by the exons ATGTCAGAGCAGTTGAGCTAcgaaattcacaaatattccAGCTATTCCACGTCTTATTTGCCTGA GAATATCCGGGAGGATTGTCCAAGCAATCAGACGTCACGTTGGTCCTCCAACACCAATAGTCCTCCGCAATTTCTCACGCTCAAGCTCCAGCGTCCGGCAATTGTTAAGACCATCAAGTTTGGGAAGTATGAGAAGACTCATGTTTGCAATCTCCGGAAGTTTAAGATTTTCGGCGGTCTTGAGGAGGAGCACATGGTTCTCCTTTTCGAGGG TGGCTTAAAGAATGATTCAGTTCCGGAAACATTCACCCTGCGCCATACAACGGATTCCGGGGAGTTGCTGCCGGTTCTCTTTATCCAAATCATGCCACTCCTCTCATGGGGTCCCAGTTTCAACTTTAGCATCTGGTACGTTGAGCTCCAGGGGCAGGATGACCCAATTTTCGTGCGTACCAGCCTCCAGAACTACAACACTTTGCGCGAAGTGGAAATTGTCCGTCTCTGCCTGAAGCACTTCCGGCAGCAGGGCTACGAATCGGCCTTCCGCTGTCTGCAGGATCAGACGAATGTCCTCCTTGAGCACCCAATGATGTCCAATCTCCACGATGCCCTCGTCATTCGCGGTGACTTCCAGGAGACCGAAGGCTTCATGGAGCAATGCGTGGAGGATGGTCTACTGGATGGGTACCTAGCGCGGCAGGATTACAAGGCATCGTGGGAGTTGCAGGATGTGACAGAGACGGAAAATCGTCCGGGTATGCGTGGTGGGCATCAGCTGGTAATCGACAATCAGAATGGGTTGATCTATTTGTACGGGGGATGGGATGGATTTGAGGATCTCAGTGATCTGTGGTGCTACAGCATCAAATCCAACGTTTGGCGCTTGATTCATGCGAATTCGGAGAAATTTGACGGCCCAACACCCAGATCTTGTCACAAAATGGTCTTCGATCCACGCAGCGGTCAGATTTTCATTCTGGGACGCTACCTGGACAGTTCTAGTCGCACCAAGGAGCACATTAAGAGTGAATTCTACCTCTACGACACCACGCATCAGTCTTGGTTGCAAATTTGCGACGACACAAGTCAAGTGTGTGGGCCACAGCTCATCTTTGATCATCAAATGTGCATTGATGTGGACAAGCAGACAATCTACGTGTTCGGCGGACGTATCCTGACACCACGAAACATCGACGATATGTCCAACGATCCGCAGTACTCGGGACTCTTCTCCTACCACATCGGCACAAATACGTGGACACAGCTCCTCGTGGACTGTGGGCATCCCACAGCGGCTCACTTCGATGTTCCCAGCATTAAATCACGCGTAACACACTCAATGGTCTTCCACCATCGTCACCGGAAGCTCTACATCTTCGGCGGGCAGCGCAATAAGGAATACACCACGGATTTTGTGGCCTACGACGTGGACACGGGGGAGCTGTCCGTTGTCAATGTGGACTCAACGGCAGGCGAGAAGAATGTCCCCCAATCGGGATTCACTCAACGTGCAACCATTGATtgcgatcgcgatgaaatctACGTTCTTTCCAGCCTAAGTAAGGAGAAGGAACGGCGGGATCTCAATGTCAACAGTCTCTGGCTGTACTCCCTCAAAACGAATGAGTGGACGTGCATTTACAAGTGTGACCACTCAACGGAGAATTGCTGTTCCAACAAGAATCAGGTCATGTGCTCCGAACCATGCCCACGATATGCCCATCAGCTTGTCTACGATGCCACCAACCGTATTCACTACCTCTTCGGTGGTAATCCCGGACGAAATACACTGCCACAGCTACGACTTGATGACTTCTGGGTGCTCAGGCTTGACAA GCCCAGTCGGCAGCAGATTTTGCGTCactgtaaatatttaataagaagACTGGAGTATGAGGAGATAACAAAGAGTGACCCACTGAAGGCTGTCAATTATCTTCAGACAAGACTGCACGACATTATTGACCACAAAGACCCGGAAGAACTTAAAGAG tTCCACAAATTGGCTTCATTGCTGTTCAAATGCGATGACTTCCAGACGGAAAATAACAGTCCCCTTATGACGGTACCCCTTGGCACCACATCAGCCTTCCTCCAGGATAAGACGGCTTCATCACCGGGTGCTTCCACGACCACAACTCCATCGCCATCGTCATCGTCGTCATCGACAAAAATGGATTTGTCCTTCAATGTGAAGAATCAGCGTTATTTGCTCTTCAATAAACTCGTGAAGCTCCTGCCGGAGAATATGGTGCAGCCAAAGGGGAATCTGAGTGACTTTGTCCTCATCTAA
- the LOC129792485 gene encoding follistatin-related protein 5-like, which produces MFAICKRTCLSMAFASYLHNFLILSVLFGVARCFEAIPLHHLEGTADTGRQSPAYDISQLIANNPCLVHYCGRGQECIVDATQEAKCVCQRSCPRRQKHICGSDGEIYRNHCEMHRIACLKGQKITLQDPNFCVRVTTKAPATACTPQEYEIMKDNLLLYSHARLISSDNNHSRDFLVSIMFSHYDQNNNGHLETTELRELYQLEHLEDLSPNCVLSDMLVYDDGNHDGHLSINEFYQAFNKMYSVSVVSLDKVLETNHLTARLGDNVEIKCDVTGSPAPPIVWHRNGVDLLTLVEENIRVFTDGSLYLTHVELVHAGNYTCHAQGNDDVVQTHILTVHTVPRVRVMPRIQSRSLGENAEMFCHVTGEPFPAVEWLKNDEAIKLETPNKYEVIGNGTSLHVLNITYSDTGAFMCRARNIGSEVKDISSLIVQEDETPTVLIEENRFFVFHKYGAAIYEPGACRLVHQIQGTDIIPGTQDTVCGLSGVGCSWGRAINIGTRYIYVSQPYRDRVLIISTLQMVVVDVIATDRYPVELHYVPHLDQVWILNWRRADTPYSKTLQVIRDASEKKRHQATHPQMKSDTEVIRDFFIPTADFEPLNYAFNYGYVTHQNTMGLQKIDLNTFHYVRYIDLSSYACLPYSVTFSAYYGIVVIACVEPDTNTWRGQLILDYLTDSVMGTKPAIHGVARISPNSRHIVTTFVDNNAGTTLTVQQITSSGLQFSFDVKTTLNISDVTFYESQTTHGYDLFASASDKEDILYLNLDTGKVEMITGVGPGAPLLQQPVPIAKWGNSMRSIKSSGLFGQYMVTLTNSALFVINGKSKTVNCEIGGVLNPVGVVWAKYRQNTTPQAPSIIPRSHEDINEN; this is translated from the exons ATGTTTGCCATCTGCAAGAGAACTTGCCTGTCAATGGCTTTTGCTAGTTATTTACACAATTTCCTAATTCTAAGTGTCCTCTTTGGCGTTGCGCGGTGCTTCGAGGCCATCCCGTTGCACCATCTTGAAGGAACTGCTGACACCGGAAGGCAATCCCCAGCCTACGACATAAGTCAGCTCATTGCAAATA ATCCCTGCCTTGTGCACTACTGCGGTAGGGGACAAGAGTGCATTGTGGATGCCACACAGGAGGCCAAGTGCGTGTGCCAGAGATCCTGTCCGCGGCGTCAGAAGCACATTTGCGGTTCCGATGGGGAAATCTACAGGAATCACTGTGAAATGCACAGAATTGCGTGCCTCAAAGGACAAAAAATCACCCTTCAAGACCCGAATTTTTGTGTCCGGGTAACAACGAAGGCCCCCGCGACGGCGTGCACGCCACAGGAGTATGAAATCATGAAGGATAACCTCCTGCTATACAGTCACGCGAGACTCATCTCGAGTGACAACAACCACAGCAGGGACTTTCTGGTGTCCATCATGTTTTCGCACTATGACCAGAACAACAATGGACACTTGGAG ACCACAGAACTTAGGGAGTTGTATCAATTGGAACACCTTGAGGACTTGAGTCCCAATTGTGTCCTTAGCGACATGCTCGTATACGATGATGGTAATCACGATGGTCACCTCAGCATCAACGAATTCTATCAGGCCTTCAATAAAATGTACAGCGTATCGGTGGTATCGCTGGACAAGGTCCTCGAAACGAACCACCTAACAGCACGTCTTGGGGATAATGTGGAAATAAAGTGTGACGTAACCGGAAGTCCTGCACCGCCAATTGTGTGGCATCGAAATGGTGTGGATCTCCTCACGCTGGTTGAGGAGAACATTCGCGTGTTTACAGATGGAAGTCTCTACTTGACTCACGTTGAGCTAGTTCACGCTGGCAACTACACGTGTCACGCACAGGGCAATGATGATGTCGTACAGACGCACATCCTCACGGTTCACACTGTCCCAAGGGTACGTGTTATGCCGCGTATTCAGTCACGAAGTCTCGGGGAGAATGCTGAGATGTTCTGCCACGTGACCGGGGAACCATTCCCGGCAGTTGAGTGGCTGAAAAATGATGAAGCGATAAAACTCGAAACACCCAACAAGTACGAGGTCATTGGGAATGGGACATCCCTCCATGTCCTCAACATCACGTACTCCGACACCGGAGCCTTCATGTGTCGTGCCCGGAATATTGGGAGTGAAGTCAAGGACATTAGCTCATTAATTGTCCAAGAGGACGAAACTCCAA CCGTTctcattgaagaaaatcgatttttcgTCTTTCACAAATACGGCGCGGCCATCTACGAGCCCGGAGCATGTCGTCTCGTCCATCAGATCCAGGGTACGGACATCATTCCCGGCACGCAGGATACAGTGTGTGGGTTGAGTGGGGTTGGGTGCTCATGGGGAAGGGCAATTAACATTGGAACGCGCTACATTTACGTGAGTCAACCCTATAGGGATCGCGTGCTGATTATCTCCACACTGCAGATGGTCGTTGTGGATGTCATTGCAACTGACCGGTATCCGGTGGAGCTTCACTATGTGCCTCACCTGGATCAGGTGTGGATACTCAATTGGCGTCGTGCTGATACCCCATACTCAAAGACACTGCAAGTCATACGGGATGCGAGTGAGAAGAAACGCCACCAGGCAACGCATCCGCAAATGAAGAGTGACACAGAGGTCATTCGGGATTTCTTCATTCCAACTGCAGACTTTGAACCACTCAACTATGCTTTCAACTATGGCTATGTGACGCATCAGAATACGATGGGTTTGCAGAAGATTGATCTCAACACCTTCCACTATGTGCGGTACATTGATCTCTCATCGTACGCCTGTCTCCCCTATTCTGTCACCTTTTCCGCCTACTACGGCATCGTTGTGATTGCATGCGTGGAGCCGGATACAAATACGTGGCGGGGACAATTGATTCTCGACTATTTGACGGATTCGGTGATGGGGACAAAGCCCGCCATTCACGGGGTGGCCCGCATCTCCCCAAATTCCAGACATATCGTCACAACATTTGTGGATAACAATGCCGGCACGACACTCACAGTCCAGCAGATAACATCAAGTGGCCTCCAATTTTCCTTCGATGTGAAGACCACACTCAATATCAGCGATGTGACTTTCTATGAGAGCCAAACGACCCATGGATATGACTTGTTTGCCAGCGCCAGCGACAAAGAGGACATACTCTATTTGAATTTGGACACAG GCAAGGTGGAAATGATAACAGGAGTCGGTCCGGGCGCACCTCTGCTCCAACAGCCAGTGCCAATTGCCAAATGGGGCAACTCAATGCGATCAATTAAGTCTTCAG GACTCTTTGGGCAATATATGGTGACTTTGACAAATAGTGCTCTCTTTGTGATTAATGGAAAAAGTAAGACGGTCAACTGCGAAATTGGCGGTGTTCTCAATCCCGTTGGTGTTGTATGGGCGAAATATCGACAGAACACCACCCCACAGGCACCCAGTATCATCCCCAGGAGCCACGAGGACATcaacgaaaattaa